CAATGATTTTCCTTCTGTACTCTAAAAGTTTTAATATCACAATGAAGAACCTTCTAAAAATCAGCAGACAAGAAAAACAGCAACACATAGTCTTCTATTTAGAAAACGTAAGATAAATCAGTAATACTTAGAGGAAGATCTTTAAGTGTGtgtgaaacggagtctcactctgttgctcagctgagggccatggcgcgatctcagcaaacctccaccacctccgcctcctgggttcaagcaattctcctgccttagcctcccgagtagctgggactacaggggcccacaaccacacccagctaatttttgtatttttagtagagacgggggggtctcaccatattggccaggctggtctcgaactcttgaccttgtgatccacccaccttggcatcccaaagtgctaggattacaggccttagccactgcacccggccaaaggAAGATCTTAATAAATTAGATTAACAGTCCTGACAAAGTTCCATTAAAAccgaaaccaaaacaaaagaaaaaactttgaaaactaGGATTTTAAAACAGGATTTAAGAATCCATTTTCCAAGAACCAAGGAAGACAGAATCTTCCGAGATTAACAAAAATTTTAGCAGAGTAAGAAACAATAGAGAAAGTAGAATTCAGGAATTCTAAGTCTCTGAAGCTAAGCATTGAACATTTCCACTAGAAAAACAGAGCTACAGATAGTTTCTCGTGATCTCAGTTAAATGGAAGAACCGTAACTGCTttgcacaatttttttaaaaagcacactcTTCCTCCAAACATCAAGTAACTATTCCAGTCAGTACCAATTAACACAAACTCTAGGCTGTGCAAAGTTCTCTACCTACAGCCCTAACAATAAAGAAtaaatcaggaagaagaaatGGTGACACAACACTTAACCTCAAGTTCATTCAGGCGCTGGACTCTTGGAGTGAAATGAAAGCTTTTTACTTCACAGGCGAATGGAGGCTGCCAGTCCTAAATAGAAAGAGTTTTTTCAAAACACAGTGGTATGTAAGCAAGGAATGGGTTATTTATTCCCTTAAAGGGGGTTTTTGCCACAAATCATGGTGATAATAGACTAACTTATAAGTCTTCTTTATTATAGAAACAAAATGAGCaaattttttagataaaataattttaatacaggttgagtatcccttacaCGAAATGCTTGGGAtgagaagtgttttggatttcactTTCCATATTCTGGAGTatctgcatatacataatgagatatatTGGAGATGAGACCCAAGTCTAAATacaaaattcttttatttcacaTAAAGTTATACATGTAGCCTAAAGGAAATTTTATACGATATTTTTAATAATCTGGTGCATAATGCATGTGTACACTGGACCATCAGAAAGGAAAGGTGTCACTATCTCAGCCACCCGTGTGGACAATCTGTAGTTGTCTGGCATCACCATAATTTCTGACTCTGCATTTACAAGCTACCAATAAACAATTATTTCCTTACACTTATTCCCACATAAGTAGTTAACAGGAAAAATATAACATACcattaatacaatgaaaaaagTAATCTGTTCAAGCTAGAatcagtagctcacacctgcaatcccagcatattgggaggctgaggcaggagaatcacttgagcccaggagcttgagatcagcccaagcaacagagtgagaacctgtctctataaaagaaaaagaataataatgtttCAGGGTAACCtggtttcagattttggagcattttggatctggatttttttttatttttatttttttagctcaCTATGAATCTACTGTAAGGGGGTAGATCTGGAATTTTTAAAGTAGGGACACTAAACCTGTATTGCTCGGAGAAGCAATCGTCTTCAAACCAGTCCCACTATTTATATCCCACAATTATGCTTTCCCAAGTTACTCAAGTGAAAATCACTGAGGTCATATATGACAAAGCAGTGTCTAGTAAACATACAGTtttaccaaaatgaaaaaaaaatttttaaagacaaaaagggagcagggggcagtggctcacacctgtaatcccagaactttgagaggccaaggcgggcagatcacctgaggtcgggagttggagaccagcctgaccaacatggagaagccatgtctccactaaaaatacaaaattaaccggtggtgcatgcctgtaatcccagctacctgggaggctgaggcagaactgattgaacccaggagtcaggaggttgcagtgagccaagatcacgtcattgcactccagcctcggcaacaagactgaaactccatctcaaagaaaaaaaaattttttttaagggtagaattaaaaattaaaaagaaactttgaaaaagaacttatttatttaaactttttaaaagttatgtgtAATGTGACAGAGCACTTTATGTTACACAGATGTTTTGTTCAAAGCCCACCTCCTGGAAAcccaaatattcaaaaaaaagtaataataataagcaaacacacaaaacaagaacaatttTCAGATTGCAATATAACTAAAATGAGATAGCATATTTCACATGGGATCTAAAGAACATACTTTGATTTGGCCTAAATAGtagtaaacttatttttaaatgtgagaagtaggaaaaaaaaccctTACCTTGGAAACTAAAGAATCTACCAATACTAAAATTAAATTCCAAGTGTAAACaagatttattttcaataatgtgacataaaaagagaaagcattATTTCAGCTTCCagcattttttaagttaaaaaaaaagcttttttttttaatcgaatAACCTTGAATAGAATTTCTAATGAATAAATTCAAGAGTAGATTAAAACATGATTTAGGAAAACCTTCAATGCTTGAGATGTTAACATGAGGTCATTATGATAGAAAAAAGGGCTAAATGGAAGTTTTTGGAGAATGGCATTGCATATCATCACAGCAATTATTTGTTAATCCTCTGCTTGAAATGAATAGCCTATAATCTTAAACAAATTCATTCAACATAGTGAAAGCATTATGTCTGTTTTAGAATCAGAAAAACTAATCTAGGTTCAAAATATACTTTGCTACTTGCCCAGGATCTCACATCTGGTGTTTTAACTTACCCAGACTTGCAAACATAAAGCAAAATGTGTCTTCAAGAAGCAATGACTAAAGCGATGGTTCAAAAACCTCAACTTACATGAAGAATTATCTAAGATTAGTTGCTAGAAAAGCAGAAACTTCCACAACGAGAAGCCTAGAAATCTGCATTTAAACAAGCATCCAGTTGACCCTGGTGCCAAGTGGTCCAGTAACATCATTTAAAAAGCGCTTGGTCTAATGGGTACAGAAAAACACCTTTTGACCTGGAGCACTTTAACTCAACCTCTTTGGGCATTAATTCCCTCCACACAAGGGATAGTGTCTCCTTACCTCAAAGTCGAGATTATAATTAACCTTACAGGCAAACCTAATTATCTGCAATAACTGATTCTAAAATCGTTGATGTTTAGTTCCCTATGTCAAGAGATTTCAACATTTCCTTCCACCTCCATTATAGACCAATTCTTGCTAAACCTCTAAATTTTCTTCCCCCGGTAAGACTTTTCACTGCAGCCATAATTAGTCTGGAGTTCTTGTCTAGCGATAGCATCCTGGAGGACTAGAGCTCAGATTAGCTTTTGAGAAACCCTAACCCTGAGATAAGGCCTGCAAATTATTTGATGCAAGCAGGTCTTGAATAAAGAGATAGCCGACTATCAAACCATAATGAAGATACGCGAGGGAAGAGTATGTCATGTCATAATACTGTACTTTAAGCACCATATTGCTTAACGAAAGGCCTAAAGCCTTTTGTTACCCTTGCCCACAGCTGAGAAAAGTATCAGTTCCCGAGTTCTAGGCGGAAGAGGCCCCAGAGACACCACTTTCTCGCGTTCAGATGTGTCTACGTAAGACCACAAAAGAAACAGAGGCAAAAATATCCAGAAACAGCCTCCAGTTGTCGCAAAACAGAGAGAGTACATATAAAAGAACAGAAGGACCAGAAAAGTAAGGCTAAACCCAGGGCATGGACTCCCCGATTCTTCCTTCTCCCGCTCTCTTCACAGACTGAGGTACCTTGGGCGGCCGAATTTTGCAGATGCCGGTTTTCTCCGCCAAAAGCCGGATGCGAGCGATAAAGCTGAGAGGATCTGTGAGCTCCTCCCAGCTCGGCTCAAAGACAGGGCACTCTGGGGGTGACACGAACTCCGCCGCGTAGCCCCCCGGCCCCACGCCCGCCATTGCAACGGCGGGGGCGGGGGTCCCCGTGGGGAACAGGTGGTGAAAAGCTGACTGAAGCCGAGTTTGTTCACGTCCCCTGACACAGGCCGAAGCGCATCTTCGCGGACGAGAACTGTTCAACACAGAAACCCCAGAATCGCTTCCTGCTCCCGTTTGTTATTGTTTCTCTCAGGGCTTTTCCTCTGAGGTTCAGGACTTTTCCGGAAGTTACCGTGCTGTCAAAGCCCTCGGCTCCCTGCAGGAAACAGAATCCTTCCGCAGCGGCGCGAAGCCTGTGTGTCTGACCCTTCCTTATGCCTTTTTTGCCCGGCAGCCCAGTATGGCTGTTTCTCCCCTTGCCTGCCAAAGTTCAGCCCAGTCCAACGACTCCACGCGGCTCGCTCTTGGTGGGGTTTGAAGAGGGGCACATCTCCTTTATCAGTGCTACGGTATAGAGGGAAGCCGACTGGGCGAGGTGAGGCGACGCGAGGCGCGACGCGTTCTTCCGGCGCGGAGGAATGTGTAATgccccagagggcagaggttgtgcTTCCGGCGAGGAGGGGCTCTTTCCCTTTTGTGTATCTATCTGTGCACACGGAATCACGCCGGGTCTTAACTTAGCCACCCAGACTGGCCGCCTGTGCTTCGTGATTTGTTTTAACGTGCCCGGCTGCGTTTATAACAAGTAGACTTTccagcattttctctttttcttagccCTTTGAATGCAGATATTTTACAGTAATCTCACCCTGCCACTTTATACCCGCCTCTTCTCCATGAAAACAAGTGCAGGTCTAACCCATCCCCTAAATTCTGCCATCTGGCTTTAGACATCATCCAGGAGTAGCTTTTCCTATTACACAGGACGCGGCAGCTCTCCTGAGTTACAAGCCAGTACATCTAGCTACTTACAGGACGTGTCACTTTGATAACTCAAAGAAATTGTTCACTATTTCTTCAGTGTTCCTGGTTTCTACTAATGACTTCATCTACTCAGTTGtttgagcaaaaagaaaatcaagaaataatccTAATTCTTTCTACTCTCACTTCCCAAGTATAATCGTGTGTCTCTCCATCCTTGTTACCAGTATCCTCATTTAAATACACTGAACTGACAgcagctcatttcttttctcctctcaaaTCCTTCTCCATTCACAAGTTGGATTGCTTTTGTCTAAAATCTAGAATTTATCTTGTCACTTTTCAGCTCCAAACTAAACACTCCAAACTTTTTAAATTGCTGATTTGCTGCCTCACTCCCCAGCTTcatctctcct
This genomic stretch from Callithrix jacchus isolate 240 chromosome 17, calJac240_pri, whole genome shotgun sequence harbors:
- the LOC108587676 gene encoding lysine-specific demethylase 5A isoform X2 codes for the protein MAGVGPGGYAAEFVSPPECPVFEPSWEELTDPLSFIARIRLLAEKTGICKIRPPKDWQPPFACEVKSFHFTPRVQRLNELEAMTRVRLDFLDQLAKFWELQGSTLKIPVVERKILDLYALSKL
- the LOC108587676 gene encoding lysine-specific demethylase 5A isoform X3, which encodes MAGVGPGGYAAEFVSPPECPVFEPSWEELTDPLSFIARIRLLAEKTGICKIRPPKAMTRVRLDFLDQLAKFWELQGSTLKIPVVERKILDLYALSKL